The Candidatus Dependentiae bacterium genome includes a window with the following:
- a CDS encoding SPFH/Band 7/PHB domain protein, whose amino-acid sequence MFGFLILIFSIIGIIFFLFKTLFRVKQAEVVIIERLGRFHKILKPGMHILVPFIDEPREVLWSFLVPDDRGRFPVRITRVFNRIDLRESVYDFPKQSVITKDNVMMEISALLYYQITDPELAVYGVMNLPEAIEKLTQTTLRNLVGSLDLDESLVSRDKINEKLQHILDDATHKWGVKINRVELQEVNPPEDIRQAMEKQMRAERDRRARILEAEGMKQALITEAEGIQESTILKATGDAQSAVIAAQAESEARLKLMNADVQSVKLIAAQLPQSDPLAYLIAMNYIKSLQELTKGKNDKLVVVPYEASSLMGSFASIKTLFEQKS is encoded by the coding sequence ATTTTTGGCTTTCTCATTCTCATTTTCTCAATTATCGGCATCATATTTTTTCTTTTTAAAACGCTGTTTCGCGTAAAGCAAGCGGAAGTTGTTATCATTGAGCGTTTAGGCCGGTTTCATAAAATTCTAAAGCCGGGAATGCATATTCTAGTTCCTTTTATTGATGAACCACGGGAAGTGCTCTGGAGCTTTTTAGTTCCTGATGATCGCGGTCGATTTCCGGTGCGCATTACACGCGTTTTTAATAGAATTGATTTGCGTGAATCGGTGTACGATTTTCCTAAGCAAAGCGTGATTACTAAAGATAACGTAATGATGGAAATTAGCGCGTTGCTTTACTATCAAATCACCGATCCAGAATTGGCTGTTTATGGCGTAATGAATTTGCCGGAAGCGATAGAAAAACTCACGCAAACAACTTTACGTAATCTAGTTGGTTCACTTGATCTAGATGAATCGTTAGTCTCGAGGGATAAAATTAACGAAAAATTGCAACATATTCTCGATGACGCGACGCATAAATGGGGCGTCAAAATAAACCGAGTAGAATTGCAGGAAGTTAATCCGCCAGAAGATATTAGGCAAGCAATGGAAAAGCAGATGCGTGCTGAGCGCGATCGCCGTGCACGAATTTTAGAAGCGGAAGGTATGAAGCAAGCGCTTATTACCGAAGCTGAAGGGATTCAAGAATCTACGATTTTGAAGGCAACGGGGGATGCGCAATCTGCGGTGATTGCTGCGCAAGCTGAATCTGAAGCGCGTCTTAAGCTCATGAATGCAGATGTTCAATCTGTTAAGCTTATCGCGGCTCAATTGCCACAATCAGATCCACTCGCTTATTTAATTGCGATGAATTATATAAAGTCGTTGCAAGAGCTGACCAAAGGTAAAAACGATAAGCTTGTCGTTGTTCCTTATGAGGCCAGTTCATTAATGGGTTCTTTTGCATCAATCAAAACTTTGTTTGAGCAAAAGTCTTAA
- a CDS encoding transketolase, giving the protein MNKSELIPFLRHSAYQLRVDSLLATTQAGSGHPTSCLSAADIVAVLFFYAMHFDPKDHKNPNNDRFILSKGHAAPLLYSVWKELGILSEKELMTLRNFGSKLEGHPVPRFEWVDAPTGSLGQGLSIGLGMGLRAKKTNRSFYTYVLMGDSEVAEGSVWEAAELGNFYKLDNVIGIIDVNRLGQTAETMEGDKLEEHAKKWRAFGWNTHKIDGHSIDEIIKACETARVPNGQPTMILAHTFKGYGLKEVENKNGFHGKAFKKDELSGLLVELKKRFDDDVQKTSYQWKPQLPAKSGEISVNKKINLGNPSYAIGESIATRKAFGQALAAAGKHNNDIMSFDAEVKNSTFAEIFEKEFPDRFVQCFIAEQNMVGMAVGAQTRGAVPFVSTFGCFFTRAFDQLRMAAIGNCPLRLIGSHAGVSIGEDGPSQMALEDIAMMRSLPASIVLYPCDAVSAWKLVELMANHHESISYLRTTRGETPVIYDSENKFEIGGCTILKQSDNDQACIVAAGVTVFEALKAYEKLKKEGISVCVIDLYSIKPLAEDVLKKIAKKSGGRVITVEDHYLEGGIGEAVCFALRNEDSAIECLAVTKLPRSGKPEELLDFEKINAAAIEQCVKRLIK; this is encoded by the coding sequence ATGAATAAAAGCGAGCTTATACCATTTTTGCGACATAGTGCGTATCAATTGCGGGTCGATTCCCTCCTTGCAACCACCCAAGCCGGCTCGGGACACCCGACTTCGTGTCTTTCGGCGGCAGATATAGTCGCGGTGCTCTTTTTTTATGCTATGCATTTCGATCCGAAAGATCATAAAAACCCGAACAATGACCGATTCATTTTATCAAAAGGGCATGCTGCGCCACTTCTTTACTCGGTTTGGAAGGAACTTGGAATTCTAAGCGAAAAAGAATTAATGACGCTGCGTAATTTTGGATCAAAGCTTGAAGGGCATCCGGTTCCTCGTTTTGAATGGGTTGATGCGCCAACCGGCTCGCTCGGCCAAGGATTATCGATCGGACTGGGAATGGGACTGCGTGCTAAAAAAACAAACCGTTCTTTTTATACCTATGTTTTAATGGGTGATTCTGAAGTGGCAGAAGGATCTGTTTGGGAAGCGGCAGAGTTGGGGAATTTTTATAAACTCGATAACGTTATTGGCATTATAGATGTGAATCGATTGGGGCAAACCGCAGAGACGATGGAAGGCGATAAATTAGAAGAGCATGCAAAAAAGTGGCGTGCTTTTGGATGGAATACCCATAAAATAGATGGGCACTCGATCGATGAAATTATCAAAGCGTGCGAGACGGCTCGCGTTCCAAATGGCCAGCCAACCATGATTCTTGCACATACATTTAAAGGATACGGCCTCAAAGAAGTTGAAAACAAGAACGGTTTTCATGGAAAAGCGTTTAAAAAAGATGAGCTTTCTGGTTTATTAGTTGAATTGAAAAAACGATTTGATGACGATGTGCAAAAAACATCATATCAGTGGAAACCGCAGCTGCCAGCAAAATCTGGCGAAATTTCTGTTAACAAAAAAATTAATCTTGGAAATCCATCGTATGCAATTGGAGAATCGATCGCTACACGAAAAGCGTTCGGGCAAGCGTTAGCTGCTGCGGGAAAACATAATAACGACATTATGAGTTTTGATGCTGAAGTGAAAAACTCAACTTTTGCAGAAATTTTTGAAAAAGAATTTCCTGATAGATTTGTTCAATGTTTTATTGCTGAACAAAATATGGTGGGTATGGCGGTTGGCGCTCAAACGCGCGGGGCAGTACCATTCGTTTCTACTTTCGGTTGTTTCTTTACGCGCGCATTTGATCAATTAAGGATGGCAGCAATAGGAAATTGCCCATTGCGACTTATCGGATCTCATGCTGGTGTTTCAATAGGCGAAGATGGCCCATCTCAAATGGCGCTTGAGGATATCGCGATGATGCGTAGCTTGCCAGCTTCCATTGTTTTATACCCGTGCGATGCGGTAAGCGCATGGAAACTTGTTGAACTTATGGCAAACCATCACGAATCGATCAGTTATTTAAGAACGACGCGAGGAGAAACGCCGGTAATTTATGATTCAGAAAATAAATTCGAAATTGGCGGATGCACAATTTTAAAACAAAGCGATAATGATCAAGCGTGCATTGTTGCTGCCGGAGTTACCGTTTTTGAAGCGCTGAAAGCGTACGAAAAATTAAAGAAAGAGGGCATCTCGGTCTGCGTAATTGATCTTTATAGCATTAAACCGCTGGCAGAAGATGTGCTTAAAAAAATAGCAAAAAAGTCTGGCGGACGCGTTATTACAGTGGAAGATCATTATCTTGAGGGCGGTATTGGTGAAGCTGTTTGTTTTGCATTACGCAATGAAGATAGTGCTATTGAGTGCTTAGCCGTTACTAAATTGCCACGATCAGGTAAACCGGAAGAACTTTTAGACTTTGAAAAGATCAATGCGGCTGCAATCGAGCAATGTGTAAAAAGGCTTATAAAATAA
- the mnmG gene encoding tRNA uridine-5-carboxymethylaminomethyl(34) synthesis enzyme MnmG — protein MNIDHSLSYDFDVIVVGGGHAGIEAAYASARLGSRTLMITLNLDRIGFMPCNPAIGGVGKGHIVFEISALGGLMPKLCTQTYLQARMLNTSKGPAVQGLRLQIDKHAYNKLSKQTLEHTENLTLMMGMVENLILNEKNEVCGIKTREGAQFSARSVILTTGTFLNGLIHIGQTKYSAGRQGDESVPHLSHFLANLGIKIGRLKTGTPPRLLRSSLDFSKMTMQEPDNLDYLFEFKPQHVTSSHACYITHTNEKTHEIIRKNLHLSPMYSGNIKGIGPRYCPSIEDKIARFGTKTSHHVFVEPESASSEEVYPNGISTSLPLEVQKQYVRTIPGFENAIIVRPGYAVEYDFVLPDQLSHSLEVRHVPGLFLAGQINGTTGYEEAAGQGIIAGINAHLKAIGEKPFILSRQEGYIGVMIDDLVTLGVDEPYRMFTSRAERRLSLRQDNVFYRLAQTSYNLGLINKSFYDEIKQEQTLVAQVVRDIRSGKNNDDLLKLLGRDETNIERIHEITNNALNNRAALAVWAEVRYEPYLKRDLKEMEKAQHMQDLEIPESLDVTLIAGLSKELQEKLRKHKPKNIAAASLIPGMTPAAIAVLIFKIREHGKIKAKKDSCLEEVQ, from the coding sequence ATGAACATCGATCATTCTTTATCGTACGATTTTGACGTCATTGTTGTAGGAGGCGGCCACGCAGGGATTGAGGCTGCTTACGCGTCCGCTCGCTTGGGATCCCGCACTCTTATGATCACCCTCAATCTCGATCGCATTGGCTTTATGCCCTGCAATCCGGCGATTGGCGGCGTTGGAAAAGGCCACATTGTTTTCGAGATTAGCGCGCTTGGCGGTTTAATGCCAAAATTGTGCACGCAAACCTATCTGCAAGCTCGCATGCTTAATACCAGTAAAGGGCCTGCCGTTCAGGGGCTTCGCCTGCAAATCGATAAACACGCCTATAATAAATTAAGTAAACAAACACTTGAACACACAGAAAACCTCACCCTTATGATGGGGATGGTTGAAAATCTGATCCTCAATGAAAAAAATGAGGTTTGCGGCATAAAAACCCGCGAAGGGGCGCAATTTTCTGCTCGCTCGGTTATTCTTACGACCGGCACCTTCTTAAATGGCCTTATTCATATTGGCCAAACAAAATATTCAGCCGGGCGCCAAGGTGACGAATCGGTTCCCCACCTTTCTCATTTTTTGGCAAATTTAGGAATCAAAATTGGCCGTTTAAAAACCGGAACTCCTCCGCGCTTATTGCGTTCCAGCCTCGATTTTTCAAAAATGACCATGCAAGAGCCTGATAATTTGGACTATTTGTTTGAGTTCAAACCGCAGCATGTTACCAGTTCTCATGCATGCTACATCACGCACACCAACGAAAAAACACACGAAATTATACGCAAAAATTTACACCTTTCGCCGATGTATAGCGGCAATATTAAAGGGATTGGCCCCCGCTATTGCCCATCAATTGAAGATAAAATTGCTCGCTTTGGCACGAAAACCTCGCATCATGTTTTTGTAGAACCAGAAAGTGCCTCGAGCGAAGAAGTATACCCAAATGGCATTTCCACATCGTTGCCTTTAGAAGTGCAAAAACAATATGTACGTACCATTCCCGGATTTGAAAATGCGATAATTGTACGCCCCGGATACGCAGTTGAATACGATTTCGTTTTGCCAGATCAACTCAGCCATTCGCTTGAAGTTCGGCATGTTCCTGGTTTATTTTTGGCAGGCCAAATTAATGGCACAACCGGTTATGAAGAGGCGGCGGGGCAAGGAATTATTGCCGGCATTAACGCGCATTTAAAAGCTATTGGGGAAAAACCTTTCATTCTCTCGCGCCAAGAAGGATATATTGGCGTAATGATAGACGATTTAGTAACGCTCGGCGTTGATGAACCTTATCGCATGTTTACATCGCGGGCAGAACGCCGACTTTCTTTGCGGCAAGATAACGTTTTTTATCGGCTTGCGCAAACGAGCTATAACTTAGGACTCATTAATAAATCGTTTTATGATGAAATTAAACAAGAACAAACGCTTGTTGCACAAGTGGTGCGCGATATTCGTTCTGGAAAAAATAATGATGATTTATTAAAGCTGCTCGGACGCGATGAAACAAATATCGAACGAATTCATGAAATAACGAATAATGCTTTAAATAATCGCGCCGCATTGGCAGTGTGGGCAGAAGTGCGCTATGAACCATATTTAAAGCGCGATCTTAAAGAAATGGAAAAAGCGCAACATATGCAAGATCTTGAAATTCCTGAATCGCTTGATGTTACACTTATTGCCGGTCTATCAAAAGAATTACAAGAAAAATTAAGAAAACATAAACCAAAAAATATTGCGGCCGCTTCGCTTATTCCAGGAATGACTCCTGCAGCAATTGCGGTACTTATTTTTAAAATCAGAGAGCATGGTAAAATAAAAGCAAAAAAAGATTCATGTTTAGAGGAAGTACAATGA
- a CDS encoding phospho-N-acetylmuramoyl-pentapeptide-transferase, which translates to MLYYFSMYFKATSSFWNVLHYVSFRAMAALLTSLCFSFLFGELFIETSKKFFRSKAREWTPERHKEKDDMPTMGGVFILMIVLATVLLWAPIFHYQILIMIFGMLGFGVIGAWDDWLKIKTRKGISSRIKFLSQCVVAGCCAISMFLNGVSTSISFPFFKSLNPNIGIFFILWATFIMVGASNAVNLTDGLDGLAIGSLIPNFATFSLICYAAGHYMFANYLHIPFAGTAELAVVGAALVGASIGFLWYNAYPAQIFMGDVGSLALGGALALMALMAKQELLLCIAGGLFVVEALSVMMQVYSYRYRGKRIFKMAPIHHHFELLGWQEAKITIRFGIISLILCLIALMTLKIR; encoded by the coding sequence ATGCTGTATTATTTTTCGATGTATTTTAAAGCAACATCTTCATTTTGGAATGTGCTGCATTATGTTAGTTTTCGTGCAATGGCTGCGTTGTTAACTTCACTTTGTTTTTCTTTTTTATTCGGCGAATTGTTTATTGAAACATCAAAAAAGTTTTTTAGATCAAAAGCGCGAGAATGGACTCCTGAGCGGCATAAAGAGAAAGATGATATGCCAACTATGGGCGGTGTTTTTATTTTAATGATCGTGTTGGCGACTGTTTTGCTTTGGGCTCCTATTTTTCATTATCAAATACTCATTATGATTTTTGGCATGCTTGGTTTTGGTGTGATTGGAGCATGGGATGATTGGTTAAAAATAAAAACGCGCAAAGGCATTTCATCTCGCATTAAATTTTTATCGCAATGCGTAGTTGCTGGGTGTTGCGCAATTTCTATGTTTCTCAATGGTGTTTCCACCTCGATTAGTTTTCCGTTTTTTAAATCTCTCAATCCAAATATCGGAATATTTTTTATTTTATGGGCGACATTTATCATGGTGGGCGCAAGTAATGCGGTCAACTTAACAGATGGGCTCGATGGGCTTGCCATAGGTTCGCTTATTCCTAATTTTGCTACCTTTTCTTTAATCTGCTATGCAGCTGGCCATTATATGTTTGCTAACTATTTGCATATTCCTTTTGCAGGCACAGCGGAATTAGCGGTAGTAGGAGCGGCACTCGTTGGAGCCTCGATTGGTTTTTTGTGGTACAACGCGTACCCAGCTCAAATTTTCATGGGAGATGTAGGTTCATTAGCGCTGGGCGGTGCACTTGCATTGATGGCGCTGATGGCTAAGCAAGAATTGCTTTTGTGTATTGCAGGGGGCTTGTTTGTCGTTGAAGCGTTATCGGTGATGATGCAAGTTTATTCGTATCGTTATCGCGGTAAGAGAATATTTAAAATGGCACCAATTCATCATCATTTTGAATTGCTTGGTTGGCAAGAAGCAAAAATTACGATTCGATTTGGCATCATTTCACTTATATTATGTTTGATCGCTTTAATGACGCTTAAGATTCGCTGA
- a CDS encoding APC family permease produces the protein MAQTQKLSLLDAILININVMFGTGVLINTVNLAVIAGFLGFASYITVALLMLPLIFSIATTLNRHPSGGFYAYAATDIHPSVGFLSAWSYFVGKLASAALLIHIFTSTMKVIIPALDQIPSLPIDFAILALFTWLNMFNIKTGTRITYGFIFCKFTPIIFAILSCLALFSKWHIPVDSILWAGIPSTIPLVLYAFVGFEVACSISNSIEDAEKNGPKSILYSFGIVVFLTVLYQLLMFATFGEGLTQLPNFLGIFKVVLNEIMPAAGALKAILLKLFYIAGASSALGGSYGILFSNSWNLYTLAQFKHIPFAKFFTSLNSYQVPFMCVLAESAICAGYLLLTAGHQVTLQQISVLGCTIAYACSVMGLIKAHRNESLSSHPFVAWAAIGSCLLLLASCIRNFISSGIIYLGFFGILIALGMILYISTAFSRSANLKRH, from the coding sequence ATGGCACAAACCCAAAAACTTTCATTGCTCGATGCAATATTAATTAACATTAACGTCATGTTTGGCACAGGCGTGCTGATAAATACAGTAAATTTGGCAGTAATTGCAGGATTTCTGGGTTTTGCAAGCTACATCACGGTCGCACTTTTAATGCTCCCCCTTATTTTTTCAATCGCAACTACGTTAAACCGCCATCCATCAGGCGGGTTTTATGCGTATGCGGCAACCGATATTCATCCTTCGGTAGGTTTTTTGAGCGCATGGTCATATTTTGTTGGGAAATTAGCGTCGGCAGCATTGCTCATCCATATTTTTACTTCAACCATGAAGGTTATTATTCCCGCTTTGGATCAAATACCTTCATTGCCAATTGATTTTGCAATTCTTGCACTTTTTACGTGGCTTAATATGTTCAATATTAAAACAGGAACACGCATCACGTACGGTTTTATCTTTTGTAAATTTACGCCGATTATTTTTGCAATCTTGAGTTGTTTAGCATTATTCTCAAAATGGCATATTCCAGTCGATAGTATTTTATGGGCAGGAATTCCATCAACTATTCCACTCGTACTTTATGCATTTGTCGGTTTTGAAGTAGCCTGCTCGATTAGTAATTCGATTGAAGATGCTGAAAAAAATGGCCCGAAATCGATTTTATATTCTTTTGGCATCGTGGTTTTTCTCACCGTGCTTTATCAACTGCTTATGTTTGCAACTTTTGGCGAAGGGCTCACGCAACTTCCTAATTTCTTAGGTATTTTTAAAGTGGTTCTTAATGAAATTATGCCAGCGGCCGGCGCGCTTAAAGCGATTTTATTAAAATTATTTTATATCGCTGGCGCCTCATCTGCCCTTGGCGGTAGTTATGGTATTCTATTTAGTAACTCGTGGAATCTATATACCCTCGCGCAATTTAAACATATCCCTTTTGCAAAATTCTTCACTTCGCTTAATAGCTATCAAGTGCCATTTATGTGCGTACTTGCAGAAAGCGCAATCTGCGCCGGTTATTTATTACTCACCGCAGGCCATCAAGTAACGTTGCAACAAATTAGTGTTTTAGGCTGTACCATTGCGTACGCATGCAGCGTAATGGGGCTTATTAAAGCGCACCGCAATGAATCGCTCAGCTCACATCCATTTGTTGCATGGGCCGCTATTGGTAGCTGCCTTTTACTTTTAGCTAGCTGCATTAGAAATTTTATCTCCAGCGGCATTATCTATCTTGGATTTTTTGGCATATTGATTGCACTCGGTATGATACTTTATATCTCAACCGCATTTTCTCGATCAGCGAATCTTAAGCGTCATTAA
- a CDS encoding prolipoprotein diacylglyceryl transferase has product MYPTLIHIYGPISVHSYGAMIALGLIIFTLMALNDPRREKILSTDLFITLLIRGIIAAIVGGKVLFALTNWHLFDHPLEVIEFWHGGFSILGSILGIICVIPWYLKKYSIDKWQLLDLAALYAPLLQSIARIGCFFAGCCFGLPTTSFIGISIADEYGKICMRHPSQLYSSAILLFIFLFLYFVLQKRVRVPGVLALWYVVLVTTERFFVDFFREDHIIVPTPFLPFFSINQWIALIMCFTSVGLLLAGMKRKHYEPFQLH; this is encoded by the coding sequence ATGTACCCAACACTCATTCATATTTACGGTCCAATTTCTGTTCATTCGTACGGCGCGATGATTGCGCTGGGGTTAATTATTTTTACCCTTATGGCGCTCAACGATCCGCGCCGCGAAAAAATTTTAAGCACCGATCTTTTTATAACGTTGCTGATTCGCGGAATTATTGCTGCAATTGTTGGTGGCAAAGTTCTCTTTGCTCTTACCAATTGGCATCTTTTTGATCACCCGCTTGAGGTTATCGAATTTTGGCACGGAGGTTTTTCCATTTTAGGAAGTATCCTTGGCATCATTTGTGTGATCCCTTGGTATTTAAAAAAATATTCAATTGATAAATGGCAGCTCCTCGATTTAGCAGCTCTTTATGCGCCACTTTTGCAGAGCATTGCCCGCATAGGTTGTTTTTTTGCAGGCTGTTGCTTTGGTTTGCCGACGACATCTTTCATAGGCATTTCTATCGCCGATGAATATGGAAAAATATGCATGCGCCATCCATCGCAATTATATAGTTCGGCAATTTTGCTTTTTATTTTTCTTTTTCTTTATTTTGTTTTGCAAAAACGTGTTCGCGTACCGGGCGTGCTCGCCCTTTGGTATGTAGTGCTTGTAACCACCGAACGATTTTTTGTAGATTTTTTTAGAGAAGATCACATTATCGTACCAACACCCTTTCTCCCTTTTTTTTCAATTAATCAATGGATAGCACTCATTATGTGTTTCACATCCGTTGGATTACTTCTTGCCGGCATGAAGCGAAAGCATTATGAGCCTTTTCAACTTCATTAA
- a CDS encoding APC family permease, which translates to MKQHKISLFTAILLNLNIMIGSGILIGPGSMAAIAGNVSYLAWIMVALIFLPIVLSTVQLSRMFPGAGGFYLYAKEGLNRTAGFASGWLYIVGYTFALVVEFMALRKTLTVMMGSNWLTDHTFAFDLIIVGSTTLLNLMSMKALGRLLNGLTITKIIPLIAAILVLPFVFKPQTLAISSQELALVPFAMPMAIFGYFGFEYCASISHLIEDSKKNAPRAILIGFLLTTLIYTLFNFSVINIMGVQKLSELGAPAFGDFVAWPIPAMAVLLSFLISIASVLAIFAGANGMMNGNSILLHSMAEEKLFYFSPMLSRLSKHGRPWVATVLQGLVALFLVRHITNIDYAFSLCNLGIFAAFILPFISLLKLQLSSQKKSIVSILITITAIIAVLGLAIYSFYNFGSTMHERLVGMIPLFVGLFAGGLLLQRKY; encoded by the coding sequence ATGAAACAACACAAAATTTCGTTGTTCACCGCCATCTTGCTTAATCTCAATATCATGATCGGATCTGGTATCCTGATTGGTCCTGGCAGCATGGCTGCAATTGCAGGAAATGTGAGTTATTTGGCATGGATTATGGTGGCCCTGATTTTCTTACCTATTGTTCTGAGTACGGTACAATTAAGCCGTATGTTTCCGGGAGCCGGGGGATTCTATCTTTATGCCAAAGAAGGCCTCAATAGAACGGCTGGTTTTGCAAGTGGTTGGCTTTATATCGTTGGGTATACGTTTGCACTCGTCGTTGAATTTATGGCATTGAGAAAAACGCTGACCGTCATGATGGGATCAAATTGGCTCACCGATCATACGTTTGCTTTTGATCTTATTATCGTCGGCAGTACGACCCTTTTAAATCTTATGAGTATGAAAGCGCTCGGTCGATTGCTCAATGGGTTAACCATTACTAAGATTATTCCGCTTATTGCGGCTATTCTCGTTTTGCCTTTCGTATTTAAGCCGCAAACATTAGCGATAAGCAGTCAAGAATTAGCGCTTGTTCCATTTGCTATGCCGATGGCCATATTTGGTTATTTCGGTTTTGAATATTGCGCAAGCATTAGCCACTTAATCGAAGATAGTAAGAAAAATGCACCGCGCGCGATTCTTATTGGTTTTCTTTTGACCACCCTTATTTATACACTTTTCAATTTCAGTGTGATTAATATAATGGGAGTTCAAAAACTTTCGGAATTGGGTGCGCCAGCATTTGGAGATTTTGTTGCATGGCCGATTCCTGCGATGGCGGTTCTCTTGAGTTTCCTTATTTCAATCGCCTCAGTTCTTGCAATTTTTGCGGGCGCAAACGGAATGATGAATGGCAATTCAATTTTGCTCCATTCAATGGCTGAAGAAAAACTATTCTATTTTTCTCCAATGCTTTCTCGCTTAAGCAAACATGGTCGCCCTTGGGTTGCTACTGTTTTACAAGGGCTTGTTGCATTATTCTTGGTGCGCCATATTACCAATATTGATTATGCGTTTAGCCTTTGCAATCTTGGTATTTTTGCAGCATTCATCTTGCCATTTATCTCGCTCTTGAAATTGCAATTGAGCAGTCAGAAAAAATCGATCGTTTCGATCCTCATAACCATTACTGCGATTATTGCTGTTTTAGGGCTTGCAATTTATAGCTTCTATAATTTTGGCAGCACGATGCACGAACGTTTAGTTGGCATGATACCACTCTTTGTCGGTCTTTTTGCTGGCGGATTGCTGCTGCAGCGTAAATATTAA